A stretch of Paraburkholderia phenazinium DNA encodes these proteins:
- a CDS encoding DUF4148 domain-containing protein: MKSLMQAIVVAGVFAIPVASFAQSNGPLTRAQVRAELVELEQTGWRPGQGRTTYPAEIQAAEAKVAEKHRSEGIGGGDVSGSSESGPSAVSKSN; this comes from the coding sequence GTGAAGTCCCTCATGCAAGCCATTGTCGTTGCCGGCGTATTCGCCATCCCGGTTGCCTCCTTTGCCCAATCAAATGGTCCGCTCACCCGGGCGCAGGTTCGCGCCGAGTTGGTTGAGCTCGAACAAACTGGTTGGCGCCCAGGCCAGGGTCGAACTACCTATCCGGCGGAAATTCAGGCTGCTGAAGCCAAGGTGGCTGAGAAACACCGTTCGGAAGGGATCGGCGGCGGCGATGTGTCCGGTTCGTCGGAATCAGGGCCGTCAGCAGTGTCGAAGTCCAACTAG
- a CDS encoding SDR family oxidoreductase, with protein sequence MGNNQLSNVTLQKSRVVVAGGTSGIGFAVAEAAAQAGAEVIIASSNRERVAAAVDRLPQGARGESLDFTDEAQVSAFFTRVGAFDHLVYTAGEALLLQNLADVSIKAAQQAFEVRYWGALKAVKYGASLIRAGGSITLTSGVASSRPLPAWAIPSSILGAIESLTRTLAVELAPLRVNAVAPGVLRTALWDNMSEADRNGLYDHIAEKMPVRRVGEASDVARTYLYLIQQGFSTGQVIIVDGGHVLV encoded by the coding sequence ATGGGAAACAATCAACTATCCAACGTCACCCTCCAGAAAAGCCGGGTCGTCGTAGCGGGCGGCACCTCGGGAATTGGCTTTGCTGTGGCCGAAGCTGCGGCGCAAGCCGGAGCCGAGGTCATCATCGCATCAAGCAACCGTGAACGCGTCGCAGCTGCAGTGGACCGACTGCCTCAAGGCGCTCGCGGAGAGTCGCTCGACTTTACCGACGAGGCACAGGTGAGCGCGTTTTTCACGCGCGTCGGCGCATTCGACCACCTTGTCTACACGGCCGGTGAAGCGCTGCTCCTGCAAAACCTTGCCGATGTCAGCATTAAGGCTGCGCAGCAGGCTTTCGAAGTGCGCTATTGGGGTGCGCTCAAGGCCGTTAAATACGGGGCTTCGCTGATTCGCGCGGGTGGCTCTATCACGCTCACAAGCGGAGTGGCGTCGTCGCGCCCGCTGCCTGCCTGGGCGATCCCGTCGAGCATTCTTGGCGCGATCGAGTCACTGACTCGCACCCTGGCGGTCGAGCTTGCGCCGCTGCGAGTCAACGCCGTAGCGCCCGGTGTCTTGCGCACGGCCTTGTGGGACAATATGAGTGAAGCTGATCGCAATGGTCTTTATGATCACATCGCCGAAAAGATGCCTGTGCGAAGGGTTGGAGAGGCAAGCGACGTTGCTCGAACGTATCTTTACCTGATACAACAGGGTTTTAGCACGGGCCAGGTCATTATTGTCGATGGTGGCCACGTGCTGGTCTAA
- the panB gene encoding 3-methyl-2-oxobutanoate hydroxymethyltransferase, with the protein MTGYLQESKSAVRKATTAPALMDMKLAGEKIAMLTCYDASFASMMDRCGIDMLLIGDSLGNVLQGQTTTLPVTLEDVAYHTACVSRGNRSALVAADMPFGTYGTPESAFEGAVRLMQAGAQMIKLEGGAWLVETVKFLTERSIPVCAHLGLTPQSVHRLGGFKVQAKKAEDVERLKADAVALQEAGASLMLIEAIPATVGKELTDLLQIPTIGIGAGPDCSGQVLVMHDMLGIFPGKTARFVRNFMDGMPSIEAAIGAYIKAVKSREFPAPEHCF; encoded by the coding sequence ATGACCGGCTATCTTCAAGAGAGCAAAAGCGCCGTGCGCAAGGCGACCACAGCACCAGCGCTGATGGACATGAAATTAGCCGGTGAGAAGATTGCGATGCTGACCTGCTATGACGCAAGCTTTGCTTCGATGATGGACCGCTGTGGAATCGATATGCTGCTGATTGGCGACTCCTTGGGCAACGTGTTGCAAGGCCAAACCACAACCTTGCCAGTTACCCTCGAAGATGTTGCGTATCACACGGCGTGTGTGTCCCGCGGAAATCGATCTGCGCTGGTAGCCGCTGATATGCCGTTCGGCACCTACGGGACGCCCGAGTCTGCGTTTGAAGGCGCTGTGAGATTGATGCAGGCGGGCGCACAAATGATCAAACTCGAAGGTGGTGCCTGGTTGGTCGAAACCGTGAAATTTTTAACGGAACGCAGCATACCCGTGTGTGCCCACCTTGGGTTGACACCGCAATCGGTTCACCGTCTTGGTGGGTTCAAGGTTCAGGCAAAGAAAGCTGAGGATGTCGAACGATTGAAAGCGGATGCAGTAGCACTCCAGGAGGCGGGCGCATCGTTGATGCTCATTGAAGCGATTCCGGCGACGGTGGGCAAAGAACTGACTGACCTGCTTCAAATACCGACCATCGGAATCGGCGCTGGTCCAGACTGTTCCGGTCAGGTCCTTGTAATGCACGACATGTTGGGAATATTTCCCGGCAAGACCGCTCGCTTCGTGCGTAACTTTATGGATGGAATGCCGAGTATCGAAGCTGCTATCGGCGCCTATATCAAGGCTGTCAAGTCGAGAGAATTCCCTGCGCCCGAACACTGCTTTTAG
- a CDS encoding HlyD family secretion protein, translating into MSQSTRPSRKPVLLGALALLLAGCGWGGTKLLSQQPVAESTNDAYVTADYTLVAPRVAGQIAEVLVDDNQVVKAGQLLARIDDRDYRAALASAQGDLNVAAATVGDFDAKIAQHPAVVAQAQATLHSDEAAIDFARANATRYRNLSAGGAGTMEEQQHAVTTLDQQQADHDRDSAALQAAQQDLDILRAGRTRALGELARAQAALDQAKLNLSYTEIRAPIDGMVGQRSIRVGAIVAAGTPLLAVVPLSQAYVVANFQENQLDHMHPHQPARITVDSFPGLVLTGHVDSVAPATGIAFAPVAPDNATGNFTKIVQRMPVKIILDPGQPGVARLRVGLSVEPTVDVAASDTSVKEAGTN; encoded by the coding sequence ATGTCACAATCTACCCGACCATCCAGAAAGCCCGTCCTGCTTGGGGCCTTGGCCCTCCTATTAGCCGGCTGCGGCTGGGGCGGCACAAAGCTGCTCTCCCAACAACCCGTCGCTGAGTCGACAAACGACGCCTATGTCACCGCCGATTACACGCTTGTTGCACCGCGTGTTGCTGGCCAGATTGCCGAGGTTCTGGTCGACGACAACCAGGTGGTGAAAGCGGGCCAGCTTCTGGCGCGTATCGATGACCGCGACTATCGCGCCGCCCTTGCCAGTGCGCAGGGTGACCTGAATGTAGCCGCGGCCACCGTGGGTGATTTTGACGCGAAGATTGCGCAGCATCCCGCAGTCGTCGCACAGGCGCAAGCGACCTTGCACTCCGACGAAGCCGCCATTGACTTCGCGCGCGCCAACGCCACGCGCTATCGCAATCTTTCCGCTGGCGGCGCCGGCACGATGGAGGAGCAGCAGCACGCCGTGACCACGCTCGATCAGCAACAGGCTGACCACGATCGCGACAGTGCTGCGCTGCAAGCTGCCCAGCAGGATCTTGATATTCTGCGTGCGGGGCGCACCAGAGCGCTCGGCGAGTTGGCGCGCGCCCAGGCCGCGCTCGATCAGGCGAAGCTTAACCTTTCCTATACGGAAATCCGCGCACCGATAGACGGTATGGTCGGCCAGCGCTCGATCCGAGTTGGCGCAATCGTTGCTGCGGGTACGCCGTTGCTGGCCGTGGTACCGCTGTCACAGGCTTATGTCGTCGCCAACTTTCAGGAAAACCAGCTTGACCATATGCACCCGCATCAGCCGGCTCGCATCACAGTGGACAGCTTTCCGGGTCTTGTCTTGACCGGCCATGTCGACAGCGTTGCGCCGGCGACGGGTATCGCGTTCGCGCCGGTCGCGCCAGACAACGCAACGGGCAACTTCACCAAAATCGTGCAACGCATGCCGGTGAAGATCATCCTCGATCCGGGTCAGCCGGGCGTAGCCCGGTTGCGCGTGGGCCTTTCGGTCGAGCCGACGGTCGATGTCGCAGCAAGTGACACATCAGTTAAAGAGGCGGGGACAAACTGA
- a CDS encoding fumarylacetoacetate hydrolase family protein — MKIVNFTVDGQRRLGFLVDDKIVDPLATKIGARSENSALLADTSSFIRSGAAGREVANAIVGSGEGRHSLGDVRLTSPILPSTILCSGSNYRAHNAEKVGAPISGKEPEFFVMTSDCVVGPDEPIVYDPELTQKLDCETELAIVIGREGRHIPVEKALDYVFGYTVANDVTARDRQVRQSPEGFTWYEVGRGKAFDSSSPLGPSIVTADEIGDPQTLMLRTRINGELRQSSPTSDMIWTCADLIHFFSINFTLRPGMVILTGTPAGTAWSTDAELGGKWQGQEGLVAATRYCLPGDVIENEIDRIGVLRNEVVHI; from the coding sequence ATGAAGATCGTTAATTTCACAGTCGACGGCCAGCGTCGACTTGGTTTTCTGGTCGACGACAAGATTGTCGATCCGCTAGCGACCAAGATTGGAGCAAGATCGGAGAACAGCGCTCTGTTGGCTGATACCTCTAGCTTCATTCGTTCCGGCGCGGCTGGCCGGGAAGTGGCGAACGCAATTGTGGGTTCGGGCGAGGGCAGGCATTCGCTTGGTGACGTGCGATTGACCTCGCCGATTTTGCCTTCGACTATTCTCTGCAGTGGTAGCAACTATCGCGCGCACAACGCCGAAAAGGTGGGCGCTCCTATCAGCGGCAAAGAACCCGAGTTTTTTGTGATGACGTCGGACTGCGTGGTAGGACCGGATGAGCCGATCGTCTACGACCCCGAACTTACACAGAAGCTCGATTGCGAAACCGAACTGGCTATTGTCATCGGTCGGGAGGGTCGACACATTCCGGTTGAAAAGGCGCTTGATTACGTTTTCGGCTATACGGTCGCCAACGACGTCACCGCCCGGGATCGGCAGGTTCGCCAATCGCCTGAAGGTTTCACGTGGTACGAAGTAGGTCGTGGCAAAGCCTTCGACAGTAGTTCGCCGCTAGGACCGTCCATTGTCACTGCTGATGAGATCGGCGATCCGCAGACCCTGATGCTGCGTACCCGGATCAATGGAGAGTTGCGTCAATCAAGCCCGACTTCAGACATGATCTGGACGTGCGCAGACCTGATTCATTTCTTCTCGATCAACTTCACTCTGCGTCCCGGTATGGTCATCCTGACCGGAACGCCCGCAGGCACAGCCTGGTCAACCGACGCCGAACTCGGCGGAAAGTGGCAAGGTCAGGAGGGATTGGTTGCGGCGACACGCTATTGCTTGCCAGGCGATGTCATCGAAAATGAAATCGATCGTATCGGCGTTCTGAGGAATGAGGTCGTTCACATCTAA
- a CDS encoding AraC family transcriptional regulator, protein MREIFDSGDLLRNSYTFRTMEIFRTIEDCQQSPREIAALASDYLHGYYFPPHRHLRAQLIHALSGVMTVISEHGSWVVPAGRAVWMPTGSDHAVRFFGDVSMRTVFVAPDARPGLPDACEVIEVSPFLREAIVAATRVPLDYELGGRDHRVMELILDELEAAPRLQLHVPMPRDPRLMCLCEQLIASPSGPVILADLAAGINVSERTLARMFHRELGMSFGQWLRRMRLLLSLPCLAAGASVLQVAMEHGYDSPSAFTAMFRRTLGIAPTAYLSGRK, encoded by the coding sequence ATGCGTGAAATTTTCGATTCCGGCGACCTGCTTAGGAACAGCTACACTTTTCGCACTATGGAAATCTTTCGAACCATTGAGGATTGCCAACAATCTCCCCGAGAAATTGCGGCCCTGGCAAGCGACTATCTGCACGGCTATTATTTTCCGCCGCACCGCCACCTACGTGCGCAACTGATTCATGCGCTTAGTGGTGTCATGACGGTCATAAGCGAGCACGGGAGTTGGGTCGTACCCGCGGGACGTGCCGTGTGGATGCCGACTGGATCGGACCATGCCGTGCGCTTTTTTGGCGACGTCAGCATGCGCACGGTTTTTGTCGCCCCTGATGCCCGTCCCGGTCTTCCAGATGCGTGCGAGGTCATCGAAGTGTCCCCGTTCCTACGCGAGGCAATCGTCGCCGCGACGCGCGTACCGCTGGACTACGAGCTTGGGGGTAGGGATCACCGGGTCATGGAGCTGATTCTCGATGAGCTCGAAGCAGCGCCGCGGCTGCAATTGCACGTGCCCATGCCTCGAGACCCGCGACTCATGTGCTTGTGCGAGCAACTGATCGCAAGCCCTTCCGGACCCGTGATACTCGCAGATCTGGCCGCCGGAATCAACGTCAGCGAGCGAACCCTCGCCCGAATGTTCCATCGCGAACTTGGGATGAGCTTCGGGCAGTGGCTGCGCCGCATGCGGCTGTTGCTAAGCCTGCCATGTCTCGCTGCGGGCGCCTCGGTGTTGCAGGTCGCGATGGAGCATGGCTATGACAGTCCGAGCGCCTTCACCGCGATGTTCCGGCGCACGCTCGGGATCGCACCAACCGCTTATTTGAGCGGGCGGAAATGA
- a CDS encoding MFS transporter, with product MTTVELLAPPVPSPQMPVAAAAPAPPAPAAPTPPAFGLRLAIGLVGVLLASFTAGLNEHVTDVAMIDVRGALSIGHDEGTWLTALFEATNVTAMAFAPWCSVTFSLRRFTIGAVLAFALLGFLCPFATNVGTLAVLRALQGLAGGCLPPMLMTAALRYLPPNVRLYGLASYALTATFGPNLGTPLAALWTEYVGWHMVFWQVVPLGLMSSAAIAYGLPQDPLRLERFRTFNWVGLLTGFPAISMMVIGLNQGDRLDWFNSPLICLLLVGGGLLFCMFLLNEWSHPLPFFQLRLLARRNFTHSLITLAGVLVILLAVSVIPADYLTEVRGYRPLQIAPLALVVALPQLVALPLTAAILNIERVDCRWVLGIGLTLIALSCALGTFMTSDWVRENFYLLQALLTVGEPMAVIPLLLQTTTGLPPTEGPFASAMFNMVKGFAGAIGIGLVEGLGTAREHYHSTMLVDQLGGAPLIAGQAADHAGTFTQLASRIHEQAIVLMSADLYLVMAVFAAALVLLIPIVPVRVRPPRAPTQTTSR from the coding sequence ATGACAACTGTCGAACTTCTGGCGCCCCCCGTGCCAAGCCCGCAGATGCCGGTGGCTGCTGCCGCGCCTGCGCCACCGGCCCCCGCTGCGCCCACGCCACCCGCTTTCGGACTACGGCTTGCGATCGGACTGGTGGGCGTACTGCTCGCTTCGTTTACCGCGGGGTTGAACGAACACGTCACCGACGTGGCAATGATCGACGTGCGTGGCGCGCTGTCGATTGGCCACGACGAGGGAACCTGGCTGACCGCGCTCTTTGAGGCCACCAACGTCACCGCCATGGCCTTCGCGCCCTGGTGCTCAGTGACCTTCTCGCTGCGACGTTTCACCATCGGCGCGGTCCTCGCTTTCGCATTGTTGGGCTTCCTTTGCCCGTTCGCCACCAATGTTGGAACGCTCGCGGTCCTGAGGGCGCTGCAGGGGCTTGCCGGTGGATGCCTGCCGCCCATGCTGATGACGGCGGCGCTTCGGTACCTGCCGCCCAACGTCAGACTTTATGGGCTTGCCAGCTATGCGCTCACCGCGACGTTCGGACCCAACCTGGGTACGCCGTTAGCCGCCTTGTGGACCGAATACGTCGGCTGGCACATGGTGTTCTGGCAGGTAGTGCCGCTGGGCCTCATGAGCAGCGCGGCGATCGCCTATGGTCTGCCGCAGGATCCGCTGAGGCTGGAACGCTTTCGCACATTCAACTGGGTCGGCTTGCTCACCGGTTTTCCTGCCATCTCGATGATGGTGATCGGGCTTAACCAGGGCGACCGGCTGGATTGGTTCAATTCGCCGCTGATCTGCCTGCTGCTCGTTGGAGGGGGGCTGCTGTTCTGTATGTTCCTGTTGAACGAGTGGTCGCACCCGCTGCCTTTTTTCCAGTTGCGGTTGTTGGCTCGACGCAATTTCACCCATTCGCTGATTACGCTTGCTGGCGTATTGGTGATCCTGTTGGCGGTGTCTGTCATTCCAGCCGACTATCTCACCGAGGTGCGTGGGTATCGGCCGCTGCAGATTGCACCACTGGCGCTGGTCGTCGCCCTGCCGCAGCTTGTCGCGCTACCGCTCACGGCGGCGATCCTCAACATCGAACGTGTTGATTGCCGCTGGGTGCTGGGGATTGGACTGACCCTGATCGCGCTCTCTTGTGCCCTCGGCACCTTCATGACGTCGGACTGGGTGCGCGAGAACTTCTACCTGCTCCAGGCGCTTCTAACGGTCGGCGAACCGATGGCCGTGATTCCGCTGCTACTGCAAACGACTACCGGACTGCCGCCAACCGAGGGCCCGTTTGCGTCGGCCATGTTCAACATGGTGAAGGGCTTTGCCGGGGCGATCGGCATCGGGCTGGTGGAAGGGCTTGGCACCGCGCGTGAACACTACCATTCCACGATGCTCGTCGACCAGTTGGGCGGCGCACCTTTGATCGCCGGACAGGCCGCCGATCACGCGGGGACGTTTACGCAACTGGCCAGCAGGATCCATGAGCAGGCGATCGTACTAATGTCGGCGGACCTCTATCTCGTCATGGCGGTCTTTGCCGCCGCCCTTGTGCTGCTCATTCCCATCGTGCCTGTGCGTGTCCGTCCGCCCCGCGCGCCCACCCAGACAACTTCTCGCTGA
- a CDS encoding zinc-dependent alcohol dehydrogenase family protein, with protein MPLSMQRWQLPAYGRTNLQLAEVAVPVPGPSQVLVKVQAIALNYRDLRITHDGMGMPLPLPFVPASDMSGEVVVVGPGVTSFAVGDAVINTFFSGWVDGVQPQTSVMFGAPGPGMLSEYVVLNEDSLVLAPRSLDPAQASTLTCAGLTAWFSLTESASTRPGDTVVVIGTGGVALFAVQIAAAQGARVIVISGDDDKLERVRHLGAAYGINRKRTPNWAATVREITGGRGADHVVELAGGDNFGQSMLSLTQAGRISVIGILQGDELRTSVFPLLQARATVQGIGVGPRRALEDLVRAVDWQELKPVIEKTYRFDQLPAALDHLERGSFGKLVVTGPGV; from the coding sequence ATGCCGCTCTCGATGCAACGTTGGCAATTGCCTGCTTATGGTCGCACAAATCTGCAACTGGCCGAAGTCGCTGTACCGGTGCCCGGCCCTAGTCAGGTGCTGGTGAAGGTACAGGCAATCGCATTGAACTACCGTGATCTGCGGATCACCCACGATGGGATGGGCATGCCATTGCCGTTGCCCTTCGTGCCAGCTTCCGACATGAGCGGTGAGGTTGTCGTGGTGGGACCGGGCGTCACCAGCTTCGCGGTGGGCGACGCGGTGATCAACACTTTCTTCTCCGGCTGGGTCGATGGCGTCCAGCCACAAACTAGCGTGATGTTCGGCGCGCCAGGGCCAGGCATGTTGTCCGAGTATGTCGTGCTCAACGAGGACTCGCTCGTGCTTGCTCCGCGTTCGCTGGACCCGGCTCAGGCTAGCACATTAACCTGCGCCGGCCTGACCGCCTGGTTTTCGCTGACCGAGAGTGCATCGACTCGTCCAGGCGACACCGTGGTTGTGATCGGAACCGGTGGCGTCGCCCTGTTCGCAGTGCAGATTGCGGCAGCACAGGGGGCACGCGTAATCGTGATTTCCGGCGACGACGACAAGTTGGAACGCGTCAGGCATCTGGGCGCCGCCTATGGCATCAATCGCAAGCGGACGCCGAACTGGGCCGCAACGGTGCGTGAGATCACTGGAGGACGCGGGGCAGACCACGTTGTGGAGTTGGCCGGTGGAGATAACTTCGGCCAGTCGATGCTGTCATTGACACAAGCTGGCCGTATATCGGTTATCGGCATTCTGCAGGGAGACGAGCTGCGGACCTCCGTTTTCCCGCTGCTGCAGGCGCGCGCCACGGTGCAGGGCATTGGAGTCGGGCCGCGCCGCGCACTAGAAGACCTGGTGCGCGCGGTTGACTGGCAAGAACTGAAACCTGTGATCGAGAAAACGTATCGGTTCGACCAGCTCCCAGCCGCGCTGGACCACTTGGAGCGAGGCTCGTTCGGTAAGCTCGTAGTAACCGGCCCCGGGGTTTGA
- a CDS encoding LysR family transcriptional regulator: MEPVSHDRLAGISAFVAAVEAGSFAQAAARLRLTRSAVGKSIARLEARLGSRLFVRTTRSQSLTDDGQVFYERCARALEELNAAQQILEAGRDEPVGRIRVSAPVVFGRLHVTPVLLSLAKRYPRLQLEGIFTDRLVDFVDDGIDLAIRSGLLADSDAIVARRLGEQRMILCASPAYLESNGTPRDLADLTAHRGINYMRGGRIFPWPLTDATGRKVETEIAHRIGFDDIGAIAAAAVDGAGLAHVPYWLVNEHLQSGALVGVLGEASSVMVPLHAIWPRTRYLPYKLRVVIDTLLDAIPPSLQPANKLADPAYSP; this comes from the coding sequence GTGGAACCTGTTTCACATGATCGGCTGGCCGGAATTAGCGCCTTCGTGGCTGCAGTAGAAGCGGGAAGCTTCGCGCAGGCAGCGGCACGATTGAGGCTGACCCGCTCTGCAGTAGGCAAATCAATCGCCCGACTTGAGGCACGGCTGGGGTCCCGACTCTTCGTGCGAACAACGCGCAGCCAGAGCCTGACTGACGACGGCCAGGTCTTCTACGAGCGTTGTGCCCGTGCGCTGGAGGAGCTGAACGCCGCGCAGCAAATCCTCGAAGCAGGGCGCGACGAGCCGGTAGGTCGGATACGGGTAAGCGCGCCGGTAGTTTTCGGTCGTTTGCACGTGACGCCCGTTTTGCTAAGTCTGGCAAAGCGCTATCCGCGACTCCAGCTTGAAGGGATCTTCACTGATCGCCTGGTCGACTTCGTCGACGACGGCATCGATCTCGCAATACGCAGCGGTCTCCTCGCCGACAGCGATGCGATTGTGGCGCGCCGGCTCGGCGAGCAGCGCATGATACTTTGTGCGTCACCGGCCTATCTCGAGAGCAACGGAACGCCACGTGACCTTGCCGATCTCACCGCGCACCGAGGCATCAACTATATGCGTGGGGGTCGGATATTCCCATGGCCACTGACGGACGCCACTGGACGTAAGGTGGAAACGGAAATTGCACACAGGATTGGATTTGATGACATCGGGGCGATAGCTGCCGCTGCTGTCGATGGCGCTGGGCTTGCACACGTCCCGTATTGGCTGGTGAACGAACATTTGCAGTCGGGTGCGCTCGTCGGCGTCCTCGGTGAAGCCTCGTCGGTAATGGTCCCGTTGCACGCTATCTGGCCCCGGACGCGCTACCTGCCGTACAAGTTGCGTGTAGTGATAGACACACTGCTGGACGCCATTCCACCGTCCCTGCAGCCGGCAAACAAGCTTGCCGATCCGGCATACTCGCCTTGA
- a CDS encoding helix-turn-helix domain-containing protein codes for MMPETFAMHEGAFGRISLLPLRTGLVSHAHSEAHIVWWLGGADAEARIGTQVFRFSETHAVAVKPFEQHDGKLLSSSSPAVFLSVYINKEWLDKRAAITGRPFVFTSPRIAISPELRASLWKVLDLIMFHPELQEKIEVAAEELISGSIQTSLVAHSPGPLTAGVPLLSRKLRLAIVLMRERVDVRTTIDEIASEAGLSRARLFALFRDQLNTTPQVFWSAIRLEEAIRKLAIGDVPLINVADELGFSAASNFSRFFKEHTGVSPSDYRRAATAPRAGMACDAIGKLLYFANEKFA; via the coding sequence ATGATGCCCGAGACATTTGCCATGCACGAAGGAGCGTTCGGTCGCATTTCGCTGCTGCCACTGCGCACGGGATTGGTTTCCCACGCGCACTCGGAAGCGCATATCGTCTGGTGGCTCGGCGGCGCCGACGCTGAGGCGAGGATAGGTACGCAGGTTTTCCGCTTTAGCGAAACGCATGCGGTTGCGGTCAAGCCATTCGAACAGCACGACGGGAAGCTTTTGTCGTCAAGTTCGCCAGCCGTTTTCCTTTCGGTGTATATCAATAAAGAGTGGTTGGACAAAAGGGCCGCGATAACAGGTAGGCCGTTCGTGTTTACCTCCCCTCGTATTGCCATCAGTCCCGAGTTGCGCGCCAGTCTCTGGAAGGTCTTGGACCTGATAATGTTCCATCCGGAGCTACAAGAGAAGATTGAGGTCGCAGCAGAGGAGCTCATTAGTGGTTCAATCCAGACATCGCTGGTTGCACACTCACCGGGTCCGTTGACTGCGGGCGTCCCGCTGCTCAGTCGCAAGTTGAGGTTGGCAATAGTGCTTATGCGCGAAAGAGTTGATGTGCGCACTACAATCGACGAGATTGCGAGCGAGGCAGGATTGTCGAGAGCACGACTGTTTGCGCTATTCCGCGACCAACTCAACACTACACCGCAGGTGTTCTGGAGCGCAATTCGCCTTGAAGAGGCGATTCGTAAGCTGGCGATCGGAGATGTACCCTTGATAAACGTCGCCGATGAACTGGGATTCTCTGCGGCTAGCAATTTTTCACGCTTTTTCAAGGAGCATACTGGCGTTTCGCCTTCTGACTACAGGCGCGCAGCGACAGCTCCGCGTGCTGGTATGGCGTGCGACGCCATTGGGAAATTGCTGTACTTTGCGAACGAAAAATTCGCATGA